A section of the Triticum dicoccoides isolate Atlit2015 ecotype Zavitan chromosome 7A, WEW_v2.0, whole genome shotgun sequence genome encodes:
- the LOC119334604 gene encoding anthranilate O-methyltransferase 1-like, with amino-acid sequence MNMEHDLHMTKGEEETSYFKNSRLQEKALVETKPVLQKIVMEMCVDLLHPTLTIVDLGCSSSDNTLFFVSNVIEAVSHHLEKFSRHPTELQFFLNDLPGNDFNHVFQSLQRFKNSIDMDHKGEPIPAFYIAGLPSSYYTRLLPRRSVHLFHSSYCLHWRSRLPDGLEGKKRSYPNEGNIGIGATTPPCVVKMYKEQFQKDMLLFLQLRHEELVANGQMVLTFLGRKHDDVYSASLNRLYGLLSQSVQSLVEEGLMEKEKLDSFNLPVYGPSTDEVKAVVDQSQQFELTNIKLFETNWDPYDDSEGNYVHDSVQSGINVANCLRAVMEPLFTSHFGESVLDELFKKFAYNVALHLVKEKTKYSVITLSLKRR; translated from the exons ATGAACATGGAACATGACCTCCATATGACCAAAGGAGAAGAAGAGACCAGCTACTTCAAGAACTCAAGACTTCAG GAAAAAGCTTTGGTTGAGACTAAGCCGGTTCTCCAGAAGATTGTGATGGAAATGTGCGTGGATCTCCTCCATCCAACACTGACAATTGTTGACTTAGGCTGCTCTTCAAGTGACAACACACTCTTCTTTGTCTCCAATGTGATCGAAGCGGTCAGCCACCACCTTGAGAAATTCAGTCGCCATCCCACTGAGCTTCAGTTCTTTCTCAACGATTTACCAGGCAACGACTTCAACCATGTCTTCCAATCACTTCAACGATTCAAGAACTCGATTGATATGGATCACAAGGGAGAGCCAATACCTGCTTTCTACATcgctgggttgcccagctcctactATACAAGACTTTTGCCTCGCCGGAGTGTTCATCTCTTTCACTCATCATACTGCCTGCATTGGCGATCTCGG CTTCCTGATGGATTAGAGGGCAAGAAAAGATCATATCCCAATGAAGGAAACATCGGCATTGGAGCGACTACCCCACCCTGTGTGGTGAAAATGTACAAAGAGCAGTTTCAGAAGGACATGTTGTTGTTCCTCCAGCTGCGCCATGAAGAACTAGTTGCCAATGGACAAATGGTTCTCACATTTCTTGGGAGGAAACACGATGATGTCTACAGCGCAAGTCTCAACCGTTTATATGGGTTACTTTCACAGTCTGTACAATCTCTTGTTGAGGAG GGCCTCATGGAGAAAGAAAAGCTGGACTCCTTTAATCTACCTGTGTATGGGCCATCGACGGATGAAGTTAAGGCAGTGGTCGACCAGAGCCAGCAGTTTGAATTGACTAACATCAAACTGTTCGAGACCAATTGGGATCCTTATGATGACTCGGAGGGCAATTATGTACACGACAGTGTCCAGAGTGGGATTAACGTCGCAAACTGCTTGAGAGCAGTGATGGAGCCCCTGTTTACAAGCCATTTTGGAGAATCCGTGCTCGATGAGCTCTTCAAGAAGTTTGCATATAATGTCGCCTTGCATCTTGTCAAGGAGAAGACCAAGTACTCTGTCATTACTCTATCACTGAAAAGACGATGA